One window of Leucobacter komagatae genomic DNA carries:
- a CDS encoding 2-oxo acid dehydrogenase subunit E2 has product MANETQRSTVIPFDATRAVIARRLSESSSETPHFAVTAVADVTELLALRQTLNERLVAADRPKLSVTDLLVRAAALALREVPGVNASYSPEGRGATVMHERVHIGLAVAAASGLVVPVIRDADRQPTSAIAARAAALSARARDGRLSVSEMTGGTFTISNLGMYGVEQFTALINPPEGAILAVGAAVSEPAVVGGDVTVREQLRYTLSADHRIIDGALAAQFLRALTQLLENPVAIVA; this is encoded by the coding sequence GTGGCGAACGAGACGCAGCGGTCGACCGTGATCCCGTTCGACGCGACCCGCGCGGTCATCGCGCGGAGGCTCAGCGAGAGTAGCTCCGAGACGCCGCACTTCGCGGTCACCGCGGTCGCCGACGTGACCGAGCTGCTGGCGCTGCGCCAGACCCTCAACGAGCGGCTCGTCGCTGCCGACAGGCCAAAGCTCAGCGTCACCGACCTGCTCGTGCGGGCCGCAGCGCTCGCGCTGCGCGAGGTGCCGGGGGTGAACGCCTCGTACTCGCCTGAGGGGCGCGGTGCGACGGTGATGCACGAGCGCGTGCACATCGGGCTCGCGGTCGCTGCAGCGTCTGGGCTCGTCGTGCCCGTCATCCGCGACGCAGACCGACAGCCAACCTCGGCGATCGCTGCCAGGGCGGCAGCGCTCTCGGCGCGGGCTCGCGACGGCCGACTCTCAGTCTCCGAGATGACCGGCGGCACGTTCACCATCAGCAACCTCGGCATGTATGGCGTCGAGCAGTTCACGGCCCTCATCAATCCGCCCGAGGGGGCGATCCTCGCGGTCGGCGCCGCCGTATCAGAGCCGGCGGTCGTGGGCGGCGATGTCACCGTTCGCGAACAACTCCGCTACACCCTGTCAGCGGATCACCGCATCATCGACGGCGCGCTCGCGGCCCAGTTTCTGCGCGCGCTGACGCAGCTGCTCGAAAACCCCGTCGCGATCGTGGCGTAG
- a CDS encoding low molecular weight phosphatase family protein, protein MTGVPSVLFVCVKNGGKSQIAAGYMRVIADGAVRVASAGTSPGSSVNALAAAVMLEQDIDISAAIPTQLTEQAMREAGRVVVLGSEAHVPSVPGVDIETWITDEPSARGIEGVERMRLVCADIEGRVRELAGRLTG, encoded by the coding sequence ATGACGGGTGTCCCGAGTGTGCTCTTTGTGTGCGTTAAGAACGGCGGGAAGTCACAGATTGCGGCAGGCTACATGCGGGTGATTGCCGATGGCGCGGTGCGTGTGGCGTCAGCTGGCACATCTCCGGGCAGTTCGGTGAACGCGCTCGCCGCAGCTGTCATGCTTGAGCAGGACATAGACATCTCCGCAGCGATACCAACGCAGCTCACCGAGCAGGCAATGCGCGAGGCGGGGCGCGTCGTGGTGCTCGGCAGTGAGGCGCACGTGCCGAGCGTCCCCGGCGTAGACATTGAAACGTGGATCACTGACGAGCCGAGCGCTCGGGGTATTGAAGGTGTCGAGCGGATGCGACTCGTGTGCGCCGACATCGAGGGGCGCGTCCGCGAGCTGGCTGGCCGCCTCACGGGCTAA
- a CDS encoding ArsR/SmtB family transcription factor, giving the protein MTKLQRPPAPHPAESVECCPAQNSNDSGRSSTDFEGLAAGLKAIADPTRLKILDIVATAPRSEVCVCDLPEPLGLTQPTVSHHLKVLVEAGLLRREKRGVWAYFSLVPAALGDLVASIPAADAPARFSVTQSGVSR; this is encoded by the coding sequence ATGACAAAACTCCAACGGCCTCCCGCGCCTCATCCCGCTGAGAGCGTGGAGTGCTGCCCGGCTCAGAACTCGAACGACTCTGGACGCTCATCGACAGATTTCGAGGGGCTAGCCGCTGGGCTTAAGGCAATCGCTGACCCCACCAGGCTCAAGATCCTCGACATCGTGGCTACTGCCCCGCGATCCGAGGTCTGTGTGTGTGACCTTCCCGAGCCGCTTGGTCTGACGCAGCCCACGGTGTCGCACCACCTGAAGGTGCTCGTCGAGGCTGGGCTCCTGCGCCGCGAGAAGCGCGGAGTGTGGGCCTATTTCTCGCTGGTGCCAGCGGCGCTTGGTGATCTTGTGGCCTCCATTCCCGCCGCCGACGCCCCGGCACGGTTCAGCGTGACGCAGAGCGGGGTTTCGCGATGA
- the arsB gene encoding ACR3 family arsenite efflux transporter, with protein MTHSPLPAALSKPHLAPINRFLPVWILAAVALGIAIGRVAPGVGEALESLQVAGVSVPIALGLLVMMYPVLAKVRYTETKSVVADRKLLAWSLLLNWVIAPAFMFALAWLFLADHPEYRTGLIIVGLARCIAMVLIWNELACGDSEAAAVLVAINSVFQLVAFGALGWFYLQVLPGWLGLPTAHIDFSFTAIALSVLVFLGIPLAAGFATRYFSERARGREWYEQTFIPRLAPWALYGLLFTIVALFALQGDRIISHPFEVARIALPLLIYFTVMFCVSMAVGRLAGLGYQRTTALAFTAAGNNFELAIAVAIGTFGAASGQALAGIVGPLIEVPILLTLVYVALWSRSFFFSSPSHPATASLQKGVTL; from the coding sequence ATGACACACTCACCTCTCCCCGCAGCGCTTTCCAAGCCCCATCTCGCACCTATCAACCGCTTCCTTCCGGTGTGGATACTCGCTGCGGTGGCGCTGGGCATTGCCATTGGGCGCGTCGCCCCGGGCGTCGGGGAAGCGCTCGAGTCCCTACAGGTTGCCGGAGTGTCAGTTCCGATCGCGCTCGGACTGCTCGTCATGATGTACCCGGTTCTCGCAAAGGTGCGCTATACCGAAACGAAAAGTGTTGTGGCAGACAGGAAGCTCCTCGCCTGGTCGCTGCTGTTGAACTGGGTCATTGCGCCCGCGTTCATGTTTGCGCTTGCGTGGCTATTCCTCGCCGATCACCCGGAGTACCGCACGGGTCTCATCATCGTCGGACTCGCGCGTTGCATCGCCATGGTGCTCATTTGGAATGAGCTCGCTTGCGGCGACAGCGAAGCCGCAGCGGTACTCGTGGCGATCAATTCAGTCTTTCAGCTCGTTGCGTTTGGCGCGCTGGGGTGGTTTTACCTGCAGGTGCTACCCGGCTGGCTCGGACTTCCCACGGCGCACATTGATTTTTCGTTCACCGCCATCGCGCTCTCGGTATTGGTCTTCCTGGGGATACCGCTCGCCGCGGGCTTCGCGACGCGCTACTTCTCGGAACGCGCGCGGGGAAGAGAGTGGTACGAGCAGACATTCATCCCCAGGCTCGCACCCTGGGCCCTTTACGGGCTGCTGTTCACGATTGTTGCGCTCTTCGCCCTCCAGGGTGACCGCATCATCTCGCACCCGTTCGAGGTCGCTCGGATCGCGCTGCCCCTGCTGATCTACTTCACTGTGATGTTCTGCGTCAGCATGGCCGTCGGCCGCCTCGCGGGCCTGGGGTATCAACGAACAACAGCCCTCGCGTTCACCGCAGCGGGCAACAACTTCGAGCTCGCGATCGCCGTCGCAATCGGCACCTTTGGGGCTGCGAGCGGGCAAGCCCTCGCGGGCATCGTAGGGCCACTCATCGAGGTGCCCATCCTCCTCACCCTCGTCTATGTGGCGCTCTGGTCACGCAGTTTCTTCTTCTCTTCCCCCTCACATCCGGCTACCGCATCGCTCCAGAAAGGTGTCACTCTATGA
- a CDS encoding NAD(P)-binding protein yields MNPTLPIAIIGAGPVGLAAAAHLTERKQPFIVLESGSTVASAIESWQHVKLFSTWQYNLDRAAQRLLESQDEAGDVQWERPRATQLPTGRELIDAYLAPLAAHPAIAPHLRVRHRVTAITRASITGGSFDKTRTTNREAQPFLVRLTAPNGEGELLARAVIDATGTWHSPNPAGRSGIPAIGEAAAREQATVTAPLPDPLGAERARFAGKRILILGSGHSAATTLIALGRLRQHEPSTEILWGIRGVADANRLYGGGAADELPARGQLGVSLRRLVDSGAATLLEGVAVTTLTVEASNAPHPLTVGLADGRTLHVDLLVPATGFRPNHSITSELRLALDDPTEAPIALGSLIAPEFHSCGTVPAHGAEALTHPERNFYVVGAKSYGRAPTFLLATGYEQVRSIAAELSGDGEAARAVHLSLPQTGVCSA; encoded by the coding sequence ATGAACCCCACTCTCCCCATCGCCATCATCGGCGCCGGCCCCGTCGGGCTCGCGGCTGCGGCGCACCTGACCGAGCGGAAGCAGCCGTTCATTGTGCTTGAGTCGGGCAGCACCGTCGCCTCAGCAATCGAGTCCTGGCAGCACGTGAAGCTGTTCTCGACCTGGCAGTACAACCTCGATCGTGCCGCGCAGCGATTGCTGGAGTCACAAGACGAGGCTGGCGACGTCCAGTGGGAGCGTCCGCGCGCAACTCAGCTGCCGACCGGTCGCGAACTCATCGACGCCTACCTCGCCCCTCTCGCTGCCCACCCGGCGATCGCGCCCCACCTCAGGGTTCGCCACCGAGTGACAGCGATCACCAGAGCGTCGATCACCGGAGGCTCCTTCGATAAGACGCGAACAACTAATCGCGAGGCGCAGCCGTTCTTGGTCCGGCTTACCGCCCCAAATGGAGAGGGCGAGTTGCTTGCCCGGGCAGTGATTGACGCAACAGGCACCTGGCATTCACCAAACCCAGCTGGCAGGTCAGGCATCCCTGCAATCGGTGAGGCCGCCGCACGCGAGCAGGCCACGGTGACCGCACCGCTCCCAGACCCCCTCGGGGCCGAGCGGGCGCGGTTTGCCGGCAAGCGCATCCTGATCCTCGGGTCGGGGCACTCAGCGGCGACCACGCTCATCGCCCTCGGGCGGCTTCGCCAGCACGAACCGTCAACAGAGATTCTGTGGGGAATTCGAGGCGTAGCAGACGCCAACCGCCTCTATGGGGGCGGCGCTGCCGACGAACTCCCCGCACGCGGTCAGCTCGGGGTCAGCCTTCGCCGCCTCGTCGATTCAGGCGCCGCGACCCTCCTCGAGGGCGTCGCAGTGACTACCCTCACCGTCGAAGCCAGCAACGCCCCACACCCGCTCACCGTTGGCCTTGCAGACGGACGCACCCTGCACGTCGATCTACTCGTACCCGCAACAGGCTTCCGCCCCAACCACAGCATCACGTCGGAGCTTCGCCTCGCACTTGACGACCCGACCGAGGCCCCCATTGCCCTTGGGTCACTCATCGCCCCGGAGTTTCACAGCTGCGGCACGGTCCCCGCGCACGGTGCCGAGGCGCTTACACACCCCGAGCGAAACTTCTACGTGGTCGGAGCGAAAAGCTACGGCCGCGCCCCGACCTTCCTGCTCGCAACGGGCTACGAACAGGTGCGGTCGATCGCCGCGGAACTGAGCGGGGACGGTGAGGCGGCGCGTGCCGTTCACCTCTCGCTCCCCCAGACCGGCGTCTGTAGCGCGTGA
- a CDS encoding TetR/AcrR family transcriptional regulator produces MTSQQPEAGPLRGRAREAQSNDGAILRAAREVFSEWGWSAPMSEVAARAKTGVASIYRRYPSKTELVNAIRVYALDLICELAEDCLREASGATQRVSAVELFLRRHIAEAKGPLMPLLGRQVGSNDEIDELSDRLERALAAIIAHDVPLGLVPGDYGPGDLMLTVTHLRPTLTVPREKANLMHLRQLDYVLAGLRAYARSGEEARGQSSTWAEWVSLNNTDERE; encoded by the coding sequence GTGACGTCACAACAACCCGAAGCTGGGCCCCTGCGCGGTCGCGCCCGAGAAGCGCAGAGCAACGACGGCGCGATCCTCCGTGCTGCCCGGGAGGTATTCAGTGAGTGGGGCTGGAGCGCACCGATGTCGGAGGTCGCCGCGCGCGCGAAGACCGGGGTCGCCAGCATCTATCGGCGCTACCCGAGCAAGACCGAGCTCGTGAACGCCATCCGCGTGTACGCGCTCGACCTCATTTGCGAGCTTGCCGAAGACTGCCTGAGGGAAGCGAGCGGGGCGACGCAGCGCGTGTCCGCCGTCGAACTGTTCCTCCGGCGCCACATCGCTGAGGCCAAAGGCCCGCTCATGCCGCTGCTCGGTCGGCAGGTCGGCAGTAATGACGAGATCGACGAGCTCTCCGACAGGCTTGAGCGCGCGCTCGCGGCGATCATTGCTCACGACGTACCCCTTGGCCTCGTGCCGGGCGACTATGGCCCAGGGGACCTCATGCTCACCGTCACCCACCTGCGCCCGACGCTCACGGTGCCCCGCGAGAAGGCCAACCTCATGCACTTGCGCCAGCTCGACTATGTGCTCGCTGGGCTCCGCGCCTACGCGAGGAGCGGTGAGGAGGCCCGGGGGCAGTCGTCGACCTGGGCCGAGTGGGTCAGCCTGAACAACACCGACGAGCGCGAATAG
- a CDS encoding MFS transporter: MPHTAPTPITTQPETPASARRSRGLVFALAIGVLSFSMMQTLLVPALPTFMVEFGIDASLAGWILTSYLLCGAVAAPILGSLGDRYGHRRILLATLATFVAGGVLAALAPTLPALLVGRVLQGASTATFPLALAIVRRHTEGQSQRSATGWLSGTMGLGAGAALVVGGVIVESLSWHWLFVTGAAMGILSIALAVAFVPASQRGQAARTDWPGTVLLTVGLLALLLAISQGGSWGWGSGAVLGLIALALVALTALVLVERRTEAPLIDVRTLARPALAITNGLTLFLGFIPYLFYVGLPVLLQADPAAGFGQGFTVTQTGIALLPGAILVFLGGRFAPWLIGRTSSKVTALIALGVMGIGSLGVALAPQSLTVIVVFFSLVGLGNGIGFAVVSDLVASIAPRTEIAAALGVNGVLRTVGSALGAPISTTVLTSVAVATSGASTLGSFTALFVIGAVVSGAGALFSLALPAQR, encoded by the coding sequence GTGCCTCACACCGCCCCAACGCCCATCACCACCCAGCCAGAGACCCCCGCCTCAGCGCGCCGGTCTCGGGGCCTCGTCTTCGCGCTCGCGATCGGGGTGCTGAGCTTCTCGATGATGCAGACGCTCCTCGTCCCCGCGCTCCCAACATTTATGGTCGAGTTCGGTATCGACGCCTCGCTCGCCGGATGGATCCTCACGAGCTACCTCCTGTGCGGTGCGGTTGCCGCCCCGATCCTCGGCTCGCTCGGTGACCGGTATGGGCACAGGCGGATCCTGCTCGCGACGCTCGCCACCTTCGTGGCCGGCGGCGTGCTCGCAGCGCTCGCCCCGACGCTCCCCGCGCTGCTCGTTGGGCGCGTGCTTCAGGGAGCGAGCACCGCGACGTTCCCGCTCGCCCTCGCGATCGTGAGGCGCCACACCGAGGGCCAGTCGCAGCGCAGCGCAACCGGCTGGCTGAGCGGCACGATGGGCCTCGGGGCCGGCGCCGCGCTCGTGGTCGGCGGAGTCATCGTCGAGTCACTCTCGTGGCACTGGCTGTTCGTGACGGGCGCCGCGATGGGCATACTCTCGATCGCGCTCGCGGTCGCCTTCGTGCCGGCCTCGCAGCGCGGCCAGGCGGCCCGCACCGACTGGCCGGGCACGGTTCTCCTCACCGTGGGCCTCCTCGCCCTGCTGCTCGCTATCTCACAGGGCGGCAGCTGGGGCTGGGGCTCCGGGGCGGTGCTCGGGCTTATCGCGCTCGCGCTCGTCGCGCTCACCGCGCTCGTGCTTGTCGAGCGTCGCACCGAAGCGCCCCTCATCGACGTGCGCACCCTCGCCAGGCCAGCGCTCGCGATCACGAACGGCCTCACCCTGTTCCTCGGGTTCATCCCGTACCTGTTCTACGTGGGGCTCCCCGTACTACTGCAGGCCGACCCGGCCGCGGGCTTCGGTCAGGGCTTCACCGTCACTCAGACGGGCATCGCGCTCCTCCCCGGCGCCATCCTCGTGTTCCTCGGCGGCCGCTTCGCGCCCTGGCTCATCGGCCGAACCAGTTCGAAGGTCACTGCGCTCATCGCGCTCGGCGTGATGGGCATCGGCAGCCTTGGCGTCGCGCTCGCCCCGCAGAGCCTCACCGTCATCGTCGTGTTCTTCTCTCTGGTTGGCCTTGGCAACGGCATCGGCTTTGCCGTGGTGTCAGACCTCGTCGCGAGCATTGCGCCGCGCACCGAGATCGCGGCCGCGCTGGGAGTGAACGGCGTGCTGCGCACGGTCGGTTCCGCGCTCGGCGCCCCGATCTCGACGACCGTACTCACGAGCGTCGCGGTTGCCACGAGCGGGGCCAGCACGCTCGGCTCGTTCACGGCGCTGTTCGTGATCGGCGCGGTGGTGAGCGGGGCCGGCGCGCTCTTCTCGCTCGCGCTGCCCGCGCAGCGCTGA
- a CDS encoding ABC transporter ATP-binding protein, whose protein sequence is MPASLCARDVSLGYSDDPVIQGLTLEVPDDSFTIIIGPNACGKSTLLRGLARLLRPSSGSVLLDGSEIHRQKSKEVAKRLGLLPQSSLAPDGITVADLVARGRFPHQNAMRTWSSADEAAVSGAMAATNVTGLSKRLVDELSGGQRQRVWVAMALAQQTGHLLLDEPTTFLDIAHQIDLMELFAELHRGGTTLVAVLHDLNHAARYATHLVAMRDGEIVAQGEPREIITESIVEQVYDLPCRVITDPVSGTPLVLPLGGRRA, encoded by the coding sequence ATGCCCGCCTCACTCTGCGCGCGCGACGTTTCGCTCGGCTACAGCGACGACCCAGTCATCCAGGGCCTCACCCTCGAGGTTCCCGACGACTCGTTCACGATTATCATCGGGCCAAACGCCTGCGGCAAGTCGACCTTGCTGCGCGGGCTGGCGCGACTCCTGCGCCCGTCGAGCGGCAGCGTGCTACTCGACGGCTCCGAGATTCATAGGCAGAAGTCGAAGGAGGTCGCGAAGCGGCTCGGCCTGCTACCTCAGTCCTCGCTCGCTCCCGACGGGATCACCGTCGCCGACCTCGTAGCCCGCGGCCGGTTCCCGCACCAGAACGCCATGCGAACCTGGAGCAGCGCAGACGAGGCCGCAGTGTCGGGCGCGATGGCCGCGACGAACGTGACCGGGCTGTCCAAGCGCCTGGTCGACGAGCTCTCGGGCGGGCAGCGCCAGCGCGTCTGGGTCGCCATGGCCCTCGCGCAGCAAACGGGGCACCTGCTGCTCGACGAGCCGACGACGTTCCTCGACATCGCCCACCAGATCGACCTCATGGAACTCTTCGCCGAGTTGCACCGCGGCGGCACGACGCTCGTCGCGGTGCTCCACGACCTGAACCACGCCGCCCGATACGCGACCCACCTCGTCGCGATGCGTGACGGGGAAATCGTGGCGCAGGGGGAGCCGCGTGAGATCATCACCGAGAGCATCGTCGAGCAGGTTTACGACCTGCCGTGCCGGGTGATCACAGACCCCGTCTCGGGGACGCCGCTCGTGCTGCCGCTTGGGGGTCGGCGGGCGTAG
- a CDS encoding FecCD family ABC transporter permease: MSDATRATHGVDFGRRELRVETPRLAWAIPHRSLIVSGALAIVVLVFGVASMSIGSYDVSFADVVRALVDPNVDPDSRQVVFEWRFPRVLFAVLCGAALALSGGIFQSLTRNPLGSPDIIGFGVGAQFGVTLVMVVLGLNTYMFKAAGALVGGLVTALIVYVLAMKRTVSSFRLIIVGIGVSAGLGSLTSWILISVSVEKAMMAATWGAGSIASLGFDQLIPAALVFAVVAVAALPLNRTLPVLEMGDDAATALGVHPGRTRFLAMVLGVALVALVTAAAGPISFIALAAPQISQRLTRTNTPMGMAPLMLTGAALVVVSDAAAQLLFVPVGVVTVSIGGVYLAWLLATQYARRA, from the coding sequence GTGAGCGACGCAACCCGCGCAACCCACGGTGTCGACTTTGGCCGCCGCGAGTTGCGCGTCGAGACGCCCCGGCTCGCCTGGGCTATCCCGCACCGATCTCTCATCGTGAGCGGCGCGCTTGCCATCGTTGTGCTCGTCTTCGGCGTCGCCTCGATGAGCATTGGCTCGTACGACGTGAGTTTCGCCGACGTGGTGCGCGCTCTCGTCGACCCGAACGTCGACCCCGATAGCAGGCAGGTCGTCTTCGAGTGGCGGTTCCCGCGTGTGCTGTTCGCGGTGCTCTGCGGCGCGGCCCTCGCGCTCTCGGGCGGCATTTTCCAGTCACTCACGCGCAACCCGCTCGGCTCACCCGACATTATCGGGTTCGGCGTCGGCGCGCAGTTTGGGGTCACGCTCGTGATGGTGGTGCTCGGGCTGAACACCTACATGTTCAAAGCGGCGGGCGCGCTCGTCGGCGGCCTCGTGACCGCGCTCATCGTCTACGTGCTCGCCATGAAGCGCACCGTCTCGTCGTTCCGCCTCATCATTGTGGGCATCGGCGTCTCAGCTGGCCTCGGGTCGCTCACGTCGTGGATCCTCATCTCCGTGAGCGTCGAAAAGGCGATGATGGCGGCGACCTGGGGCGCCGGATCGATTGCCTCGCTCGGGTTCGACCAGCTGATTCCCGCTGCGTTGGTGTTCGCCGTCGTGGCCGTCGCCGCGCTTCCCCTGAACCGCACCCTACCGGTGCTCGAGATGGGCGACGACGCGGCGACCGCGCTCGGCGTGCACCCCGGTCGCACCCGCTTCCTCGCGATGGTGCTCGGCGTTGCGCTCGTCGCGCTCGTGACCGCGGCGGCCGGCCCGATCTCGTTCATCGCGCTCGCAGCGCCGCAGATCAGCCAGCGGCTCACGCGCACAAACACCCCAATGGGCATGGCGCCCCTCATGCTCACTGGAGCGGCGCTCGTTGTCGTGTCAGACGCGGCCGCGCAGCTCTTGTTCGTGCCGGTCGGCGTCGTCACCGTATCTATTGGCGGGGTCTACCTCGCCTGGCTCCTTGCCACCCAGTACGCGCGCCGCGCGTGA
- a CDS encoding FecCD family ABC transporter permease, translating to MTLTAEERGRAAAPLSATSESKPRRRGWVLGAGLLVVCGVLVATVIASLAVGSRAIDPQTVIAALFSYDEEDPLHLMVRELRVPRTVYGILIGAALAVCGGLIQAFTRNPLADPGILGVNAGASFAVTFAVGVLGLTAPGAYVPFALGGAFALTVLVYALGSFGPSGATPMKLTLAGVALGAAFTGFTTAIVLQNNSTLQVMRFWGVGSVAGRDLADLAWAAPLIGLGLLLGMLSARSLNALALGDDLAQALGARIRFTRVTVIIAVTLLAGTAVAAAGPIGFVGIMIPHAVRWFTGPDQRWVLAYSLIVGAAFLLLADILGRIALPNGELRVGIVTGLLGAPVLIALVRRRQVSGL from the coding sequence ATGACACTGACTGCTGAAGAGCGGGGCCGCGCGGCGGCCCCGCTCTCCGCGACGTCCGAGTCGAAACCGCGCAGGCGGGGATGGGTGCTTGGAGCCGGGTTGCTGGTGGTGTGCGGGGTGCTCGTCGCCACGGTGATCGCCTCCCTCGCGGTGGGGAGCCGCGCGATCGACCCGCAGACGGTTATCGCCGCGCTGTTCTCGTACGACGAGGAAGACCCGCTGCACCTCATGGTGCGCGAGCTCCGCGTGCCCCGCACGGTCTACGGGATCCTGATCGGTGCTGCACTCGCCGTGTGTGGCGGGCTCATCCAGGCGTTCACGCGCAACCCGCTCGCCGACCCCGGTATCCTCGGCGTCAATGCCGGCGCATCGTTCGCCGTGACGTTCGCGGTCGGGGTGCTCGGCCTCACGGCGCCCGGCGCCTACGTGCCGTTCGCGCTTGGCGGTGCCTTCGCGCTCACCGTGCTCGTCTACGCCCTCGGCTCCTTTGGCCCGTCGGGTGCGACCCCGATGAAGCTCACCCTCGCTGGCGTCGCGCTCGGCGCAGCCTTCACCGGGTTTACGACCGCGATCGTGCTGCAGAACAACAGCACGCTGCAGGTTATGCGGTTCTGGGGCGTCGGCTCCGTCGCCGGCCGTGACCTCGCAGACCTCGCGTGGGCCGCGCCGCTCATTGGTCTCGGGCTGCTGCTCGGCATGCTCAGCGCCCGCTCGCTCAACGCGCTCGCGCTCGGCGACGACCTCGCGCAAGCCCTCGGGGCAAGAATTCGTTTCACTCGCGTGACCGTCATCATCGCGGTCACGCTGCTCGCCGGTACGGCCGTCGCGGCGGCCGGCCCGATCGGGTTCGTTGGCATCATGATCCCGCACGCCGTGCGTTGGTTTACTGGCCCCGACCAGCGCTGGGTGCTCGCGTATTCGCTGATCGTCGGCGCCGCTTTCCTCCTGCTCGCTGACATCCTTGGTCGCATCGCGCTGCCGAACGGCGAGCTGCGGGTTGGCATCGTCACCGGCCTGCTCGGCGCGCCCGTGCTCATCGCGCTCGTGCGCCGTAGGCAGGTGAGCGGACTGTGA
- a CDS encoding ABC transporter substrate-binding protein gives MLHASARSRTRRLSGVAALIAAAAIALTGCTAPAADTEQDPGAATGVTIEHAHGTTVIPEKPKRIVALGWMTPDIVAALGENPVGIEEVWGADESGYLPWFNEYVTEQYGETPEIIPYAKEGPNFEGIKALKPDLILGLYTGITDVEYERLSEIAPTVPYINGPWDPSTWEEMTRTVGKAMWEEERAEELVTETEELVSSLAEAHPEFSGKTFVWGLTMPEGSTDLGVYLDYDPRVRITESLGFTSTSAMDSFHQSAEGDNWYTGVSLEKLYDVEADVFAAWGASKAEATATVENKIVSKWNPIANGAYVIYNNQAEAAAISSPTVLSLQYILPKYVEDLSAALQGKPTNSNE, from the coding sequence ATGCTGCACGCTTCCGCGCGCTCACGCACCCGACGCCTCTCGGGGGTCGCGGCCCTCATCGCGGCCGCCGCGATCGCCCTCACCGGCTGTACCGCACCGGCCGCCGACACCGAGCAGGATCCCGGCGCCGCTACCGGCGTGACGATCGAACACGCGCACGGCACCACCGTCATTCCCGAGAAGCCGAAGCGGATCGTCGCGCTCGGCTGGATGACCCCTGACATTGTCGCGGCGCTCGGCGAGAACCCCGTTGGCATCGAAGAGGTCTGGGGTGCCGACGAGAGCGGGTACCTGCCCTGGTTCAACGAGTACGTGACCGAGCAGTACGGCGAGACTCCCGAGATCATCCCGTACGCGAAAGAAGGCCCGAACTTCGAGGGCATCAAGGCGCTGAAGCCCGACCTGATCCTCGGCCTCTACACGGGCATCACCGACGTCGAGTACGAGCGGCTGAGCGAGATCGCGCCGACGGTTCCGTACATCAATGGCCCGTGGGACCCGAGCACGTGGGAGGAGATGACCCGCACCGTCGGCAAGGCGATGTGGGAGGAGGAGCGCGCAGAGGAGCTCGTGACCGAGACCGAAGAGCTCGTGTCATCCCTCGCGGAAGCACACCCCGAATTCTCTGGCAAGACGTTCGTCTGGGGCCTCACCATGCCTGAGGGCAGCACCGACCTGGGGGTCTACCTCGACTACGACCCGCGCGTGCGCATCACTGAGTCGCTCGGCTTCACCTCGACGAGCGCAATGGACAGCTTCCACCAGAGCGCAGAGGGCGACAACTGGTACACGGGCGTGAGCCTCGAGAAGCTCTACGACGTCGAGGCCGACGTGTTCGCCGCCTGGGGCGCGAGCAAGGCCGAGGCGACCGCGACCGTCGAGAACAAGATCGTCTCGAAATGGAACCCAATCGCGAACGGCGCCTATGTCATCTACAACAACCAGGCTGAGGCCGCCGCGATCAGCTCCCCGACCGTGCTGTCGCTGCAGTACATCCTGCCGAAGTACGTTGAAGACCTCTCGGCCGCGCTGCAGGGCAAGCCGACAAACTCGAACGAATGA